Proteins from one Shewanella pealeana ATCC 700345 genomic window:
- the recJ gene encoding single-stranded-DNA-specific exonuclease RecJ, whose translation MIHKIVRRPRVDDSHLPDTFSPILKQIYASRGVSASDCELSLAKLLRPNTMAGLEQAAKIVADAIEAQEAILIMGDFDADGATSTSVCVLALRMMGAQKVDYLIPNRFDYGYGLSSEIVAVAASKNAELLITVDNGISSIEGVAAAKACGMTVVITDHHLPGHTLPDADAIVNPNQDGCGFASKSIAGVGVAFYLMSALRAELRSRNWYQLQNIAEPNLAQLLDIVALGTVADVVSLDTNNRILVEAGLQRVKAGRCRVGITALLEIAKRTPSRIVASDFGFAVGPRLNAAGRLDEMALGVETLLCDDIMLARRMASELDGLNAERRDLEADMQQEALKSLESIELNEAELPWGIAIFQADWHQGVIGILASRIKDKYHRPVIAFAEAGEGEIKGSARSIKGLHMRDLLELINTRHPGLILKFGGHAMAAGLSIQAGQFAQFADAYDKAVREVLAPELLTGELVSDGELVPEQFKLELASELRAAGPWGQSFTEPLFDGYFRVIQQRIVGEKHLKLILETECGRVMLDAIAFNVDLKTWPDATIQYAQVVYKLDVNEFRGNESLQLMVEQIEPK comes from the coding sequence GTGATCCATAAGATAGTTCGCCGCCCAAGAGTCGATGATAGCCACCTGCCCGATACATTTTCGCCGATTTTAAAACAGATCTATGCCAGCCGTGGAGTCAGTGCGTCTGACTGCGAGCTGAGTCTAGCTAAGTTACTCAGGCCCAATACTATGGCAGGGCTTGAGCAGGCTGCCAAGATAGTTGCTGATGCCATTGAGGCACAAGAAGCAATTCTTATTATGGGTGACTTCGATGCCGATGGCGCGACCTCGACCAGCGTCTGTGTGTTGGCGCTGCGGATGATGGGCGCACAGAAGGTGGATTACCTTATTCCGAACCGCTTCGATTACGGTTATGGATTAAGCTCTGAGATTGTTGCGGTTGCGGCGAGTAAAAATGCCGAGCTGTTGATCACCGTCGACAACGGAATTTCATCCATTGAAGGCGTTGCCGCGGCAAAGGCCTGTGGCATGACGGTGGTGATCACCGACCACCATCTACCGGGTCATACCTTGCCGGACGCCGATGCTATCGTTAACCCAAATCAAGATGGCTGCGGCTTTGCTAGTAAGTCGATTGCCGGTGTGGGCGTAGCCTTCTATCTGATGTCAGCGCTTAGAGCCGAGCTTCGAAGCCGCAACTGGTATCAACTGCAAAACATAGCCGAGCCTAATCTTGCTCAACTACTGGATATTGTTGCCCTAGGCACAGTTGCCGATGTGGTGTCGCTAGACACCAATAACCGTATCTTAGTGGAAGCGGGTTTACAGCGAGTTAAAGCGGGACGTTGCCGTGTTGGTATTACCGCCCTATTGGAAATCGCTAAACGTACACCGTCACGCATCGTTGCTTCAGACTTTGGTTTTGCAGTGGGCCCAAGGCTTAACGCCGCAGGTCGTCTCGATGAGATGGCGTTAGGGGTGGAAACCTTATTGTGTGACGATATCATGCTAGCAAGGCGCATGGCATCAGAGCTCGATGGTCTAAACGCTGAGCGACGCGACCTTGAAGCCGATATGCAGCAAGAAGCGCTCAAGAGTCTTGAGAGTATCGAGCTCAACGAAGCCGAATTGCCGTGGGGAATTGCAATTTTCCAAGCCGACTGGCATCAAGGTGTGATTGGGATCTTGGCTTCGCGGATTAAAGACAAGTATCACCGTCCTGTAATCGCCTTTGCCGAAGCGGGTGAGGGCGAAATTAAAGGTTCGGCGCGCTCGATTAAAGGTTTGCATATGCGTGACCTATTAGAGCTTATCAACACCCGACACCCTGGGCTTATTTTAAAATTTGGTGGCCACGCTATGGCGGCGGGGTTATCTATTCAAGCGGGGCAATTTGCCCAGTTTGCCGATGCCTACGATAAAGCCGTACGTGAAGTGCTAGCGCCTGAATTACTGACGGGCGAGCTAGTCTCTGATGGTGAGTTGGTACCCGAGCAGTTCAAGCTTGAGCTTGCCAGTGAGCTTAGAGCCGCAGGCCCATGGGGCCAGTCATTCACTGAACCCTTATTTGATGGTTACTTTAGGGTGATTCAGCAGCGCATCGTTGGTGAAAAGCACTTAAAATTGATTCTGGAAACGGAGTGCGGCCGAGTGATGCTCGATGCCATCGCTTTTAATGTGGATTTGAAGAC